From a single Pirellulales bacterium genomic region:
- a CDS encoding alpha/beta hydrolase has translation MPRRLTLLVVALLLACTSRLGADDRFFLSDGVKIHYVVEGEGEPVLLIHGFAANLGVQWGVPGIIKDLAKDYQVIAIDNRGHGRSGKPHEPEKYGVEMVNDAVRLLDEMKIDKAHVVGYSMGGFITSKLVATHPERLITATLGGAGWAQADDERLSFLKTLADSLDAGKGIGPLILELTPANRPKPTEEQIAGVNQMLMLTNDQKALAAVIRGMTGLAVTKEQLEKNKVPTLSLIGEIDPLKAGVDELEKYMANLKVVVIDGADHMTAFGNPLFRSELRDFLAAHAPAGAKKPVAASAGGE, from the coding sequence ATGCCTCGCCGGCTTACGCTCCTGGTTGTTGCCCTGTTGTTGGCCTGTACTTCGAGACTGGGTGCTGACGATCGGTTCTTCCTTTCCGACGGGGTGAAGATTCACTATGTCGTCGAGGGGGAAGGCGAACCGGTGTTGTTGATTCATGGGTTTGCGGCCAATCTCGGCGTGCAATGGGGTGTACCCGGCATCATCAAGGACCTGGCCAAGGACTACCAGGTGATCGCGATCGACAATCGCGGGCACGGCCGCAGCGGCAAGCCGCACGAGCCGGAGAAATACGGCGTCGAAATGGTGAATGACGCCGTCCGTTTGCTCGACGAAATGAAAATTGACAAGGCCCATGTCGTGGGCTATTCCATGGGCGGATTCATCACCAGCAAGCTGGTGGCGACGCATCCCGAAAGATTGATCACCGCCACCCTCGGCGGTGCCGGCTGGGCACAAGCAGATGACGAACGCCTCTCGTTCCTGAAGACGCTGGCCGACAGTCTCGACGCCGGCAAGGGGATCGGGCCGTTGATCCTTGAACTGACGCCCGCGAATCGTCCTAAGCCAACCGAGGAGCAAATCGCGGGCGTCAACCAGATGTTGATGCTGACCAACGATCAAAAGGCGCTGGCCGCGGTGATTCGTGGCATGACCGGCCTGGCTGTTACTAAAGAGCAGTTGGAAAAGAACAAAGTGCCCACGTTGTCGCTGATCGGCGAGATCGATCCGCTAAAGGCGGGCGTCGATGAGCTAGAGAAATATATGGCCAACCTGAAAGTTGTCGTCATCGACGGGGCCGATCACATGACGGCCTTCGGCAATCCGCTGTTCCGCAGCGAGCTGCGTGATTTCCTCGCGGCGCATGCACCCGCAGGCGCGAAAAAGCCCGTGGCTGCGTCGGCGGGAGGAGAATAG